The nucleotide sequence CGGCGCCGTACCCGTTCTCGGCCGTCCTCACCGTCCAGGTGACGTCGCCGCCGTCGGCCGCCCGGGCGAGGCCGGCGGGCAGGCCGACGATCGCGAGAGCGGCGAGCAGGGCGAGGACGAGGGCGCGGACGGGCGCGGTGGCTCTGGCCTTCCGGCGGGTTACGGGCGCGTACATGGTTGGGGTCTCCTGGCGCGAGAGGCGGGGCGGGCCACCGAAAGGCGGCTGCTGCCACGCCCGGTGGGACGGTCGGACGGCCCGGTCAGCCGGCCGGGAGGCGGGGCGGGGCGGAAGGCGGGGCGGACACCCGGAGGCGCCCGCCCCACCCGGTCATGCGGTCATACGGGTCATACGGTCATGCGCGTTGTACGGTCGTGCGGTTGTGCAGGTCGTGCGGTCGTGCGGTCATTCAGGTCGTGCGAGCGAACGCTCGGATCAGCTGCTCAGCGCGGTGATCGTGAGCGTGGCGCGGTAGCCACCCTTGTCGACGCTGTCCGGGATCTTCAGATCCAGGTCGGCGCCGAGCTTGGCGGTACCCCGCGGGTGACCCTGCGCGGCCGAACCGAGGCTGCGCGAGACCGACAGGCCCTTGCCGTTGTCGTCGAAGCCGGAGGCGACGGAGTCGCTCGCCTTGGCACCCGCACCGTCCTGGAGGACGCGCGGGGACCAGCCCAGGTACGAGCCGGAGAACGTCTTGGCGGCGTCCTTGAAGTCGCTCACGCTGGACGAGATCGACCAGGGCGCCAGCGAACGGCGGCTGTCCGTGACGGCGATGGGGTTGATCTTGCCGTTGGCCTGGAAGTGGTCGCCGGCCTCCTTCGCCGTACCGAGGTCCACGAGGCCGTTGTAGCCGTCGATGGTCCAGCCGAACTCACCCGGGGCAGCCTTCGGCACGTTGACCTGGAGGTCCTGGCCCGAGCCGTGGTACGGGTGCACGGTGACCTTGTCGACGGTCGAACCGACCGGCTGGCCCTCGGGGGTGTTGGTGCACGAAGATCCGTGCTCAACAGCCGAGTTGGGGGCGGCGCAGGTACCGGAGCGCAGGTTCTCGACGACGAGCTTGTCGTTGCGCACCTGGACCTTGACGTAGGTCCTGACGTGCTCCTGGTTCTGCACCGAGTTGTACCAGTAGTTCTTGATGTTCAGCGGGTCGGCGCCGTTGCCCGCACCGCTCGTACCGCTGTTGTCCGGGGCCGTGATGTCGTAGTACTTCGAGCCCGAGGCGGAGTTGGCCGTCACGTAGACGACACCGCCGGGACCGGCGTACACATCGGCGGCGCCGGGCTTCTCGGCCGGGTTCGCCTTCTCGCCGTTCTTGATCTCGTAGCTGCGCGAGTAGCTGTGGTCGTGACCCTGGAGGACCAGGTCGACACCGAGCTTCGAGAAGGTGGTCGGGAAGTCGACGCGACGCTTCTTGTTGTCGCTGTCCTTGGCGTGGTCGGCGGGCGAGTAGATCGAGTGGTGGTACGTGAGCACCTTCCACTTCGCCTCTGAACCATGCTGGTTGATGACGTCCTCGACGTACTTGGTGTGCGCCGCGTCGCCGCCGCCGCCGGTGGCGGGGTCGTAGCTGTTGCTGTTCAGGTCGATGAACAGGACATCCTTGTAGATGTACCAGTAGTCACCGCCCGAGGTGTTGGACGCCGGGTTGCCGTTCGAGTAGAACGGCGCCGAGCGGTCGGTGTTCGGGGTGTAGAGGTGCTGCTCGTACGCCTTGCCGCCGACGTCGTGGTTACCGATGGTCGCGGCCCACGGGTACTGGCGCAGCTTGTCGGGCGCGAGGAACGCGTTCCAGTGCGCCTCGGTGTTGGCGGTCTCGACCTGGTCACCACCGGAGACGAGCAGCTCGGAGTTGGGGTTGGCCCCCAGCGCGACGTCCAGGGTGTCCTGCCAGCCGGCCTGGTCCTTGGCCGTGTCGCCGGACGAGCCGATCTGCGGGTCGCCGAAGAACAGGAAGTCGTACTCGCCCTCGAAGTCCTGCGTCTTGAAGGAGTACACCGTGGACCAGGCGCCCTCGGCACCGACCCGGTAGGAGTACTGCGTGTTCTCCTGCAGGTTGGTGATCGTGGCGTGCCGGTTGAAGCCGCCACTGGTGGCTATGTTCGCCCCGCCCGCGGCGTCGAAGGTGGCGGCGCCGGCCGGGAACTCGTTGTTGACGAGGTCGGCGGTCGGGGCGACCTGGATCTTCTGGGCGGTGTCGGACGAGGTGTACCAGGTGACGGTGCGCTGGGTCTCGTTGGCGCCCACACCGAGGATGATGCCGGTGGGTGCGGTGGGCTCCGCCGCGACGGCGGCCGATGTCAGGCCACTGCCGAGGGCGAGGGTCAGGCCCAGAAACGCGGCGGTGGCACCTGCGGCCACACGGCGCGGCACAGGCCCCATGGCCTGCGTCGGTCTGCTGGATCTCATCAGTTTCTGTTCCTTTTGCGGACGGATCAGTGCGAAGTGTGGGGTTATCAACCTCCCATCGCTTGGTAAATCACTCGCAAACGCGACCGTTGATTCAGCTGAACATCCGGTCGCTCACCAGCGGCGGAGCATGTTCAGAGGCCGAAGGCGCGTTGGACGAACCAGACCATGCCCATGACGAACACACCGGCGGAGATGGCGCCGGTCGCCCACAGTCCGGCTGTCGGTGTGCGGTGCCGCAATACGGTCAGCACGGGGAACACAACGGCGATGATCGCCAACTGCACGCCCTCGATACCGATGTTGAACACCAGCAGCGACCACAGCAGGGTCCACGAGAACGCCTGGTGGACTCCCAGCGCGCCGGCGAAGCCCAGGCCGTGGACGAGACCGAAGCAGAACACCACCCCGAGCCTGGCCCAGCCGGCCCGGTCCAGGCTGAAGTGCCCCTCGCCCATGGCCTCCAGGTCGGTGGCATGGCCGCCGCGCCGCCAGAGCCGCCACAGGTACCACCCCGCGACCACCGCGATCGACAGCGCGATGACCGGCTCCACGATCCTGCTGGGCACATCGACGAGCCCCAGCGCGGCCAGCAGCAGTGTCACCGAGTGCGCCAGCGTGAAGCTCGTCGCGGCGAGGACGATCTCGCGCAGCCGCCGTGAGCCGGCGATCAGCGCGAGCAGGAACAGGATGTGGTCGATCCCGCTCAGCAGGTGCTCGGCGCCGAGCCGGAAGAACTCCCAGAACCGCTCGTACCAGGCCTGGCTGATCGAGAGCGTCGGATGCGCGGCGTCGAGCGCGCCGCTGCCGGAGTGGCCGTCGACGTCGTACGTGACGATCGTCTTCGTGCCGGTGACATAGGTCTCCGAGTCGGGGAAGAGCCCGCTGCGCAGCTCGTGGTCGCTGCTGTCCTCGGGGCAGGCCCAGGCGAGGGGCAGTGTGGTGTACGGGGCGCCCTCCTCGACGCCCATCGTGAAGGCGCCGTCCTGCTTCGGTGTGCAGGCGGCGCCGTTCGATGTGACCTTGAAGCGCTGGGTGACGTACTTGACGGCGGTGGCGGCGTGCGCGTTGACGGCGGCGGCCATGCGTTCGGTGTCACGGTCGTCGAAGGCGGCGTTGCCGGTTCGGTAGAGGGGGTCGTCGTTCTCGTAATCGGCGGTGGATATGACAAAGAGGTCGTACTCCAGCTTCAGCTCCGTACGCAGCTGACCGTCGTCACCCGCGGTGACGTGGACGTACACGACGGAGGAGAATCCGTGTGCCTGCGCCGACTGACCGATGACACCAAGGCTCAGAAAGGCGATCAGCGCCGTGACGGTGACGACAAGGGCGCGGCGGACTCGTGATGACATGTTGCTCCTCATGGTTGCCAGCGCACGCTCCACGGCACGGATGAACAGCAACGGACCCAACGGCGAACCCTGGAAAAACAAGCGCTCGAACGACAGCTGTGAAGGAAAAAGACAGAAAATGGGATAGCAGGATGGAGGCGCACCATCCGCCACCATTCGGAGGAAGATCGCCTTGCGCCCCTCGCTACGGGCCGTCGCCACGCTGGCCGTGGCCGCGGCCGCCACCCTGGTCACCGGCTGCGGCTCCGGCGACGACTGGTCGGGGCCGCACCCCGAACCCACCTCCGTCGGCACACTCGGCTCCGAGTTCGTCGACCTCGCTTCCCCGCCGGCCCCCGAGTCCACCACCACACCGCGCCCCGGCTCCTGGGACGGGGTACGGCCGCCGGACGACTACCGCGTCGTGCTGCTGACGGCCGGCCACGACCGCCCCACCAAGGCGCTCGTGAAAGCGGTCGAGAAGTGGGCCGACGACGAGGACGTCGACATGCGGACGGTGGCCGCCGACGACCCGACCGCCCTGGTGGCCAGCGCCAGCAAGGCCCTCACGATGGAACCCGACCTGATCATCAGCGCGGGCAACGACCTCGTCGACCCCCTCGCGATGGTCACCCCGAACCACCTGTCGCAGCAGTTCCTCGTCGTCGGCGCGGAGCTGGCCGAGCCCACCCACAACGTCACGTCGGTGGACTGGACCGGCGCCTCGTTCCGCGGCGAAGGGCTCGGCGCGTCCTCTGCGTACGACCCCGCCTCGTTCACCGCCGCGCGCTGCGCCGCCGCCGTCAGGGCCGGTGTGGCGGCCGTACTCAACAAGCTGACCGGGATCGTGATCTGGCTCGACGCCGTATGACGGCCATGTGACGTGTGACGACGCGTTCCGCGTGTGCGCACGAGTTGGACGATGGGTCGTCTTATGGTGATGTGATGCGACCTGTACCCTGGTGGGCCTTGCTCTCTTCGGGGACTGCTCCCGTCCTGTTGACCGCCGGCTGGACGATCGCCGGTGCGATCCAGGGGCCCACCTACGACCCCGTCAAGAAGACGATCAGCATCCTGGCTGCCTACGGCGCCCCGGGGTACTGGGTGATGACCTCCGCCGTGCTCGGCCTCGGCACCTGCCATGTGATCACGGCGCTCGGACTGCACCCGGCCGCACCGCTCGGGCGGCTCGCGCTCGCCGCCGGCGGGGTGTGCGCGATCCTGCTGACGGTGTTTCCGGCGCCGCCCAGCGGCGGCTCGTTCCCGCACGGGACGGTGGTCGCCGTGGGCTTCGCCCTGCTCGCCGTATGGCCGGTGCTGGCCGTCGGCCACGGCAATTGGGCGAGCATCAGCGCCTGGAGCGCGCACGGCGGCTGGGCACACTTCAGCGGCTGGGGCCGGCAGAGCGGTCTCGGCGATCACAACGGTTCGCCGCCGTGGGCGCTGCGAACCCGGGTGGCGGTCGTGGCGAGCGCGCTGATGTGGCTCAGCGGGCTGTGGTTCGTGATCACACTGCAGACGGACGGCCCCGACGGCATCGCCGAGCGGGTCCTGACCACCGCCCAGACCGTGTGGCCGCTGTTCGTCGTCTCGTCGTGCCTCTACCACCCGCACCACGAACGGCAGCCGGCCAAAACCGGGCGCTGGTAGCCCGCGAGCGCGTGCGCAGGGGCGCCGCGCGCGCGTTGTCCCCCGTGCGAGCTACGCGCAGGTGTCCACCGCGAGGTGACGATTCCCGCTGCCCGGATCCGTAGCGTCCTGAGCGTGCCGCGGCGCTCCGCTCGCGGGTCCGGCAAGGGAGTCATCATGCGGGTTGTCTGGCAGCTTGTGGCCGTCGCGGCCGTCTCTTTCCTCGGCGGGCAGGGGCTCGCCGCCGTGCAGGACAGCAACCCCTGGCTCGAACTCGCCATCGGTGCGCTGACGGCCGTGCTCGCGCTGTTCGTCTACGGCTGGGTGGTGGGCCGGACCGAGCACCGTACCGTCACCGAGGTCGAACTGAGCGGCGCGGGAGCCGCGTTCCGCCGGGGGACACTGATCGGCGTCGGGGTCTTCGGGGCCGTCGTCGCGAACTTCGCGGCCAACGGGTACTACCACGTCGACGGCGCGGGTTCGGCGCAGGGAGCGGCGGGGCTGCTCGGCTTCATGGCCGCAGCGGCCGTCACGGAGGAACTGCTGTTCCGCGGTGTGCTGTTCCGGATCATCGAGGAGCACACCGGCACCTGGATCTCGATGGCGCTGACCGGCGTCCTGTTCGGCGCCTACCACCTGGCCAACCCGGACGCGAGCCTGTGGGGCGCCGTCGCCATCGTCTTCGAGGCGGGCGGCATGCTCACCGCCGCGTACATCGCCACCCGCAAGCTGTGGGTGCCGATCGGTCTGCACTTCGGCTGGAACTTCGCCGCGGCCGGCATCTTCAGCACCGAGGTGTCCGGCAACGGCAGCACCCGGGGGCTGCTGGAGTCCACGACGTCGGGCCCGAAGCTCCTCACCGGTGGCGAGTTCGGCCCCGAGGGCAGTGTGTGGGCGATCCTGTTCTGCGTGCTGACGGCGGCCGTCTTCCTGCGGCTCGCCCACAAGCGCGGCACCATCGTGCCCCGCCGCCGCGCCGACCGGGTCGCGGGCCGGGCCGGCGCCGCCGTTACGCTTTCCCGGTGATCGACCTTCGGCGGGTCCCGGAGCTGTGGCGCAAGGTGAGCGTCCCGGTCCGGGACCTCCCGCTCGCCCTGCTGATCCTCGGCACGTCGTTCGTACCGTCGTTCCAGAGCCACGGAACGCAGTTCGGCGGGCTGCCGAACCGCTCCTTCGACACCCTGGCGGTCGTGGCGCTCGCCGCCGAATGCCTCCCGCTCGCGCTACGCAGGCGCTGGCCCGCTGTCTCGCTCGCGCTGGTGTCGCTCGGCTTCGCCGTCGACCAACTGCGCGGCTACCACTCCCTCGCCGGTACGGCGCTGCCCGTCGCGCTGCTGAGCGCGGGGTCGCATCTGGAGCGCCATCGCCGTACCACCGTGCTCACCGCCACCGCCGCTTACCTGGCGCTTGTGGCGGGGCTGTGCCTGCTCGGCGCGACCGAGGGGCCGGCCGACTTCGTCATGTACTACCTGGCGCTGATCCTGCCGTGGCGCATCGGGATCTGGCTGCGCGACACCCGGGCGGCGGAGGCCGAGCGCCGCAGGCGCGTCGCCCAGGACACCCTCGTCGCCGAACGCACGCGTATCGCGCGGGAGTTGCACGACGTCGTGACCCATCATGTGACGGCCATGGTCGTCCAGGCCGAGGCCGCCCGGTATCTGACGGCGGCACCCGACCGCCTCGACCAGACGCTCACCGCGGTCAGCGACACCGGCCGCAGGGCCATCACCGACCTGCGCCATCTGCTCGACCTGCTCAACCCCGACCACGGCCCGGAGACCAGGGCGCCGACGGTCGGCAGGCTCCTCACCCTCGTGGAACAGGCCCGCCGGGCCGGGCAGCCGGTGGAGTTCACCGAGGAGGGCACACCGGCGGAGTCCGTCGGCAGCGCGGGACTCGTCGCCTACCGGGTGGTGCAGGAAGCCCTGACGAACGCGCTCAAGTACGCCCACGGCATCCGCACGTCCGTCCAGGTGCGGCACAGCGAAAGAGAGATCACGGTGGAGGTCAGCACCTTCGGCAGCGGCTCCCGCGGCGCGTCCCCCGGCGGCAGCGGCCGGGGCCTCGCCGGTCTGCGGCAGCGGGTCGACGTGCTGGGCGGCGACTTCAGCGCGGGCGGGCGGACGGGCGGCGGCTTCGTCGTACGGGCCCGGATACCGGCGGGGAGCACGTCGTGAGCGGCCAGGCCACCGAGCCGATCCGGGTCCTGGTCTGCGACGACCAGATGCTGATCCGCACCGGCCTGGTGACGATCATCGACGCGCAGCCCGACCTGGAGGTGGCGGGCGAGTGCGGGGACGGCAGGACCGCCGTCGACCTGGCGTCCCGACTGCGCCCGGACGTCGTGGTGATGGACATCCGCATGCCCGTACTCGACGGCCTGGAGGCCACCCGGCTGCTCGCGGGCGCCGGGGTCGCGGACCCCGTCAAGGTGCTCGTGGTCACCACGTTCAACCTGGACGAGTACGTGTACGAGGCGCTGCGCGCCGGGGCGAGCGGGTTCCTGCTGAAGGACGCGCCCCCGGCCCAACTGCTGCACGGCATCAGGACCGTGGCCACGGGCGCGGCGCTGCTGGACCCCGAGGTGACACGGCGGCTCGTCGGCAGGTACGCGACGCGGATCCGGCCCGCCGACACCACGCCCGACGACAGCAACCCGCTGACCCCGCGCGAGCTGGAGGTGCTGCGGCTGATCGCGGACGGCTTCTCGAACAGCGAGATCGCCGCCGCGCTCGTGATCAGCCCGGAGACGGTGAAGACGTTCGTGTCACGCATCCTCGCCAAGCTGCAGCTGCGCGACCGCGTGCAGGCCGTGGTCTACGCGTACCGCCACGGCCTGGTGATCTGACAGCGCGGGACAGGCCCAGGCCCTCAGGCCCCTACGGAGCGACGTTGCGGATGAGCCAATCGTCGTCGTCGTAGCGGTCCCTCGCCGGGTCCACGGTGCTCGCCGGGGTCTCCTCGGTGGTGTCCTCCGGACGGACCCGCTCCGGAAGCTTCCCGAACCGAGCGTGACGAGCCGCCTCGGCGGTGTCTTCAGGCTTCTCTGAGTGCGTCATCTCAACCCCTCTCCGCCGTCATTTTACGCCTTACCTGCCCCGAACGGGCTCTGAGCGCGTACGTCACAACGGCGCGCACCGGCGCCGCGGGGCGGCGTACCCCGAGCGCCGCGCTCAGCGGGCCGTCCAGCAGGGACGCCGCCACGGCGGAGGCGAGCGGGGCCAGGGCGGCCGGCAGGCG is from Streptomyces sp. NBC_00370 and encodes:
- a CDS encoding purple acid phosphatase family protein, yielding MRSSRPTQAMGPVPRRVAAGATAAFLGLTLALGSGLTSAAVAAEPTAPTGIILGVGANETQRTVTWYTSSDTAQKIQVAPTADLVNNEFPAGAATFDAAGGANIATSGGFNRHATITNLQENTQYSYRVGAEGAWSTVYSFKTQDFEGEYDFLFFGDPQIGSSGDTAKDQAGWQDTLDVALGANPNSELLVSGGDQVETANTEAHWNAFLAPDKLRQYPWAATIGNHDVGGKAYEQHLYTPNTDRSAPFYSNGNPASNTSGGDYWYIYKDVLFIDLNSNSYDPATGGGGDAAHTKYVEDVINQHGSEAKWKVLTYHHSIYSPADHAKDSDNKKRRVDFPTTFSKLGVDLVLQGHDHSYSRSYEIKNGEKANPAEKPGAADVYAGPGGVVYVTANSASGSKYYDITAPDNSGTSGAGNGADPLNIKNYWYNSVQNQEHVRTYVKVQVRNDKLVVENLRSGTCAAPNSAVEHGSSCTNTPEGQPVGSTVDKVTVHPYHGSGQDLQVNVPKAAPGEFGWTIDGYNGLVDLGTAKEAGDHFQANGKINPIAVTDSRRSLAPWSISSSVSDFKDAAKTFSGSYLGWSPRVLQDGAGAKASDSVASGFDDNGKGLSVSRSLGSAAQGHPRGTAKLGADLDLKIPDSVDKGGYRATLTITALSS
- a CDS encoding HupE/UreJ family protein, encoding MSSRVRRALVVTVTALIAFLSLGVIGQSAQAHGFSSVVYVHVTAGDDGQLRTELKLEYDLFVISTADYENDDPLYRTGNAAFDDRDTERMAAAVNAHAATAVKYVTQRFKVTSNGAACTPKQDGAFTMGVEEGAPYTTLPLAWACPEDSSDHELRSGLFPDSETYVTGTKTIVTYDVDGHSGSGALDAAHPTLSISQAWYERFWEFFRLGAEHLLSGIDHILFLLALIAGSRRLREIVLAATSFTLAHSVTLLLAALGLVDVPSRIVEPVIALSIAVVAGWYLWRLWRRGGHATDLEAMGEGHFSLDRAGWARLGVVFCFGLVHGLGFAGALGVHQAFSWTLLWSLLVFNIGIEGVQLAIIAVVFPVLTVLRHRTPTAGLWATGAISAGVFVMGMVWFVQRAFGL
- a CDS encoding DUF998 domain-containing protein yields the protein MRPVPWWALLSSGTAPVLLTAGWTIAGAIQGPTYDPVKKTISILAAYGAPGYWVMTSAVLGLGTCHVITALGLHPAAPLGRLALAAGGVCAILLTVFPAPPSGGSFPHGTVVAVGFALLAVWPVLAVGHGNWASISAWSAHGGWAHFSGWGRQSGLGDHNGSPPWALRTRVAVVASALMWLSGLWFVITLQTDGPDGIAERVLTTAQTVWPLFVVSSCLYHPHHERQPAKTGRW
- a CDS encoding CPBP family intramembrane glutamic endopeptidase — encoded protein: MRVVWQLVAVAAVSFLGGQGLAAVQDSNPWLELAIGALTAVLALFVYGWVVGRTEHRTVTEVELSGAGAAFRRGTLIGVGVFGAVVANFAANGYYHVDGAGSAQGAAGLLGFMAAAAVTEELLFRGVLFRIIEEHTGTWISMALTGVLFGAYHLANPDASLWGAVAIVFEAGGMLTAAYIATRKLWVPIGLHFGWNFAAAGIFSTEVSGNGSTRGLLESTTSGPKLLTGGEFGPEGSVWAILFCVLTAAVFLRLAHKRGTIVPRRRADRVAGRAGAAVTLSR
- a CDS encoding sensor histidine kinase, translating into MIDLRRVPELWRKVSVPVRDLPLALLILGTSFVPSFQSHGTQFGGLPNRSFDTLAVVALAAECLPLALRRRWPAVSLALVSLGFAVDQLRGYHSLAGTALPVALLSAGSHLERHRRTTVLTATAAYLALVAGLCLLGATEGPADFVMYYLALILPWRIGIWLRDTRAAEAERRRRVAQDTLVAERTRIARELHDVVTHHVTAMVVQAEAARYLTAAPDRLDQTLTAVSDTGRRAITDLRHLLDLLNPDHGPETRAPTVGRLLTLVEQARRAGQPVEFTEEGTPAESVGSAGLVAYRVVQEALTNALKYAHGIRTSVQVRHSEREITVEVSTFGSGSRGASPGGSGRGLAGLRQRVDVLGGDFSAGGRTGGGFVVRARIPAGSTS
- a CDS encoding response regulator transcription factor; the protein is MSGQATEPIRVLVCDDQMLIRTGLVTIIDAQPDLEVAGECGDGRTAVDLASRLRPDVVVMDIRMPVLDGLEATRLLAGAGVADPVKVLVVTTFNLDEYVYEALRAGASGFLLKDAPPAQLLHGIRTVATGAALLDPEVTRRLVGRYATRIRPADTTPDDSNPLTPRELEVLRLIADGFSNSEIAAALVISPETVKTFVSRILAKLQLRDRVQAVVYAYRHGLVI